GGGATTGACGGCCGCCAAAATCGCGATGGGCGCGACGTATTTCAACGGATACGATCCGAAAGCGCCGCTCGACGCAAAGGAGACGGACATTCAGGAGCGGCCCGGCTATATCCGCACGGAATTCTACTACAACGGCTACATGAACCAGCGGGTGCCCGCGCTGATGGCCACGCCCAAGGAAGGCAAGGGGCCGTGGCCCTGCATCATTTTTCTTCACGGCATCGGCCAACATAAGGGATTTCTCGACGAAATCGCCGATCCGTTTGTCCAGGCCGGATTCGCCTTCGTCAGTTTCGACCAGTTGATGCGCGGTGAACGGCGACTGAAGGGCGCCTCGCCGCTCGAGGAGGCCAAGGCCTTCATTCGGCGTCCGGCGTTTACTGTCAACGATACCCGCCGTCTGATTGATTATCTGCAGACGCGGCCCGATATCTTTCCGAACCGGATCTACCTGACCGGCGCAAGTTACGGCGCAATCACCGGAAGCACCGTGGCGGCCTTCGACAAGCGCATCCCCGCCGTGTCGCTGTGTTACGGCGGCGGCAACATCCCGGAGATGCTCGAGGCGCGGATGGTTGCCGGCGAAATCCGCAAGTACGTCCCCATGTGGCTCGCGAAGGCGGTGGTCTGGTATTTGCTGAGTCCGGCCGATCCGGTCCATTACATCGCGCAAATATCGCCCCGTCCGATTTTCTTCCAGAACGGCACGGACGACGGCCTGATTTCGGCCGGCGCGGCGAAGGCGTTCCATCAGGCCGCGAAGGAACCGAAAATCATCAAGTATTACGAGGGCGATCACATCGGCATGGACCACGATACCGTTGTCAAGGTGCTTGACGATATTCTAGCGTTCATCAAGGAACAGGATGCTAAGGTGATGGGATCCCCGGCGCACGCGAGCGCCTCGTGACAGCCGCGCGGACCGCAGTCCACGTCCGCTCCCAGGGAGGTAACATGAAATGAACAGGCGGAGTTTCATGAAACGGGTCGGGGCGGGCGCGGGCATGCTGGCGATGTCGGGCGCGGGCGCCGCCGCGGCAAAACGCAACGTGATCCTGTATGTGGCGGACGATCTTGGCACGGACATGGCCGGATGTTACGGAAACCCGGTCGTGCGCACGCCGGGCATGGATGCGCTTGCACAGGACGGCGTCCGATTCACGCAGGCGCACTGTACGACGGCCAGTTGCAGCCCGAGCCGCTCCGTGCTCCTCTCGGGCAAACACAATCATGCGACGGGACAGTACGGTCTCGCGCACGGCTACCACCATTTCGTGTCGCTGCCGAACGTCGTGAGCCTGCCGGTATTGTTGCGCGAGGCGGGCTACCGGACAGCGTGCGCGGGCAAGTTCCATGTCGAGCCGGAACCGCTCTACCATTTCGATGAGTATCTCAAGGGCGACGCGCCCGTACGGATGGCCGAGGCATGCCGGGCCATCGTCGCGGACGAAAGCGAAAAGCCGTTTTTCCTCTATTTCTGTCCAACGGAGCCGCACCGGCCGTTCCGGCGCGAAGGCTCGGCCGGCAT
Above is a window of Candidatus Hydrogenedentota bacterium DNA encoding:
- a CDS encoding dienelactone hydrolase family protein, encoding MKALKIAGIVVGVLIVVLAVGLTAAKIAMGATYFNGYDPKAPLDAKETDIQERPGYIRTEFYYNGYMNQRVPALMATPKEGKGPWPCIIFLHGIGQHKGFLDEIADPFVQAGFAFVSFDQLMRGERRLKGASPLEEAKAFIRRPAFTVNDTRRLIDYLQTRPDIFPNRIYLTGASYGAITGSTVAAFDKRIPAVSLCYGGGNIPEMLEARMVAGEIRKYVPMWLAKAVVWYLLSPADPVHYIAQISPRPIFFQNGTDDGLISAGAAKAFHQAAKEPKIIKYYEGDHIGMDHDTVVKVLDDILAFIKEQDAKVMGSPAHASAS